The following DNA comes from Grus americana isolate bGruAme1 chromosome 22, bGruAme1.mat, whole genome shotgun sequence.
GAAGGTGTTCGGCGAGGACGGCGCGTGCCGCTCGCTGGAGGCGTCGGCGGGGACCACGGCGCGGCAGCTCTGCGAGACGCTGGTGCGGAGGACGCGGGCGCTGCAGGACCACAGCTGGGCCCTGGTCGAGCTGCACCAGCACCTGGCCCTGGGTGAGCTGCCAGCGTGGCGCGGCACGgcgtggcacggcacggcgtggcatggcatggcacggcatggcacggcgCGGTGCTGggcccccccgctccccggccgccccgcTGAGCCCCGTCCCCCCGCAGAGCGGTGCCTGGAGGACCATGAGTCGGTGGTGGAGGTGCAGAGCTCCTGGCCCCCCGGTGCCGACAGCCGCTTCGTCTTCCGCAAGAACTTCGCCAAGTACGAGCTCTTCAAGAGCAACGCGGTACGTGGCCACCGGAGCAAAATCCGCGGGGACCCGGCTGTCCCACGGGGACCTGTACACCCCCCAGGGACCCTGAGCGACCCGTGGgtctcccctgtcccccccagcaGTCCCTCTTCCCCGAGGTGATGGTGTCCAGCTGCCTGGAGGCGAATAAGAGCATGGCACACTCCGAGCTCATCCAGGTATGGGGCCACCAGGCCCGGCCGTGCCGTGGGGCCCCCCCCCTGTACCGTGGGGACCCCTCCTGTGCCATGGGGATCCCCCCCGTGCTGTGAGGAACACACCGTGCCTTGGGGACTCCACCGTGCCTTGGGGACTCCACCATGCCATGGGGACCCCTCGGTGCCATGGGGACCCCACCATGCTGTGGAGACCCCACCACGCCACGGGGACCCCGCCGTACCCCTCAGCCCTTGTTGCCCCCCCAGAACTTCCTCAACTCCGGGAGCTGCCCCGAGGTCCAGGGCTTCCTGCAGCTGCGGGAGGCCGGGCGCAAGGTCTGGAAGCGTTTCTACTTCTCCCTGCGCCGCTCCGGGCTCTACTACTCCACCAAGGGCACCTCCAAGGTGAGGGCACGGGTGGGCGCGcagccgggcggggggcggcggggccggccctgacacccccccccccccccgccccaggacCCCCGGCACCTCCAGTACTTCGCCGACCTCACCGAGTCCAACATCTACTACGTGACGCAGGGCAAGAAGCACTACGGGACGCCCACCGAGTTCGGCTTCTGCATCAAGGTGGGGACGTCCCCGCCTGGCTGGGGGCCGAGGGTCCTGGGCCTCCCGTgtgccttcccctgccagggGGGTctctgtccccgtccccccccccgagagCCGTCCGGGGCTGCCCCATGACGGCTCCGGCCTCTCCCCGCAGCCCTACAAGGTGCGGAGCGGCACGAAGGGCctgaagctgctctgcagcGAGGACGAGCAGAGCCGGAGCTGCTGGATGGCGGCTTTCCGCCTCTTCAAGGtgagccccggccccgccaggGCGTTACTGGCCCCGTGTGGGGGAGATAccgggggatgctggggggatgctgggggataatggggggatgctgggggataatggggggatgctgggggatAATGGAGGGATACTGGGGGATAATGGAGGGATACTGGGAAGATGCTGGGGAGATACTGGGGGATAATGGAGGGATACTGGGAGGATGCTGGGGAGATACTGGGGGATAATGGAGGGATActgggaggatgctgggggGATAATGGAGGGATAatggagggatgctggggggatgctggggggatgctggggggatgctggggggatGTTGGGGGGATGTTGGGGGGATGttggggggatgctggggggataccaggggatgctggggggatgctggggggatACCAGGGGACGCTGGGGGGATGCTCACCTCCCtgtgctgggggatgctggCGGGATGTCCCATCCCCGTGCTAGAAAAGATGCAGGATGGGTGTCCCCGTCCCGATGTGGGGTAGATGTAGAGGTCCCTGTCCCCACGCTGGGTGGATGTGGAGGTCCCCGTCCCCACGCCAGGCAGGTGCTCCCCCACCTCACTGTGGGATGGAGGCCCCACGGGACCCCCCAGCTCACGGGGCTGTTCCCCCCCCAGTATGGCATGCAGCTCTACCGCAACTACCAGCAAGCGCAGGCGCGGCTGAGCCAGCCCCCCTGGATTGGCCCCACGCCCCTGGTGAGTgccaccccccccatccccccatccCACGGGGAACCCCCCGGTCACCCCCCGCTCCCCTGCAGCGAAGCGTCTCGGACAACGCGCTGGTGGCCATGGACTTCTCGGGGTGCACGGGCCGGGTGATCGAGAACCCCAACGAGGTGCTGACGGTGGCCCTGGAGGAGGCGCAGGCCTGGAGGGTGAGTTGGGGTGCGGGGGCACAAGGAGGGTCCCCCCCCAAGCCCACCCTAATGCCCACTCCTTGCTTTGCATGCCCAGAAGAAGACGATGCACCGGTACAGCCTGCCGGCAGCCTGCCAGAGCTCCCCGCTCAGCGCCGGTGAGCAGCACCCAGCCGTGGGGTCCCATCCGGCAAAGCCGGGTTGTGCCGAGGTGTGGGGGGGGCATCCCTACCCCAGGCGGGAGGTCCCCCCAAGCCTGACGCCCATCTCCCCGTAGCCATCCACTGCACCCAGCCCTGGTTCCACGGGCGCATCTCCCGGGAGGACACCCAGCAGCTCATCGGCCGTCAGGGCTTGGTAGACGGGTACGGGGACCCCGGGGGGGTCAAGGTCCCCAGAGctcgtgggggggggggaatggatGTGGGACCCCTGGTGGGTACTTGACCCTGGGGGTTATAGGGCCCTGAGGTTCATGGGGTGATACAGGACCCCTGGGAGATGGGGGGAGACTTGTCGGGGTGGCATGGGATCCCAGGGGgggtgggagcagctggggtTCACAGGGGATCTGCAGCCCCCAGGGGTACGGCAGCCTGGGGTTtgtgggtggggggagaggaccccccccagggcctgggggggggtgtgtgtaccTGGGACCCCAGGGGTGAGTGACACAGGGGCAGCAGAGGGGCCCGGGGCCAGCGgtgacaccacccccccccccccccggggctcgCAGCGTCTTCCTGGTGCGGGAGAGCCAGCGCAACCCCAAGGGCTTCGTGCTGTCCCTGTGCCACCTGCAGAGAGTCAAACACTATCTCATCCTGCCGGTGAGTGccagggggtgcagggggtgccgggggggtgcttgggggtgctgggggtgccaGGGCCTGACCCACGGCCCCCGGCAGAGTGAGGAGGAGGGACGGCTCTACTTCACCATGGACGACGGGCAGACCCGCTTCGCCGACCTCATCCAGCTCGTGGAGTTTCACCAGATCAACCGCGGCATCCTGCCCTGCAAGCTGCGGCACTACTGCACCTGCGTGGCCCTCTGAGCCCGGCACCGCCGGTACCGTGTGGCACggccggcacggcacggcttGGTACAGTCCAGCACCACCAGCATGGCACTGCTGGGCACAGCCCGGCACCACCGGCAAGGCTTGGCACAGCCTGGCGCCACTGGCACGGCTtggcacagcccagcactgcCGGTACGGCACGGTTCGGCACAGCCTGGCACCACCGGCACGGCTTGGCACAGCCTGGCACGGGGCGGCAGGATTGGGGCCAGCTTGGCGCGGCGCACGCAGGGTCGAGGACGGCTCCTCCACTgccagctgcccaccctgcgCCCCGGGTGCCGGCTCTGCCTGCGGGGTCCGGGGGTGCCGGTGCCGccggccccccccccacacTCAAGCACTTTCTCCCCCCTTCCTGCAGCGCTGGCCCCGAGAGCCCCTGAGTGTCCCCAAGTGTCCCCGCGGGGCCCGGCACTCCTCGTCCCTGGGCCGGGCgggtttgggggtccccagccccaggagcggggtcctggggggggggtgagggggggtaCCCACCACCGTGTCCCCCACGTCCCCGCAAGGCCAGTTGAACTGTGATGTGTTTTATACCAGTGAGaataaaggttattttttcAGAGCTCCTGCCTCACCCTCTCTAAAGGAAAAgccgggtgctgggggggggtccgtccccacagccccccagtGCTGGTGGGCGCGCGGCTGGCAGCACCCCCATGTCCTGCCGTGTCCCCGCGGTGCCCCGGGTCCTGCACAAAGGCCCCTCTGTGCACCCTGGGCACCACGTGCGGCTCAGCCACGCGGCCGCCGGCAAATCCCTGCGGGGGGATTAGTGGGGGAGGATTAAGGGCCCGGAtttggggggggccggggctggacCAGCTGCTATTAAAGGCGGGGGGCCAGGAAGCGGGGCCGCGGCCGTGCCATGGCTCCCAAGACGGTGCTGATCACTGGCTGCTCCTCCGGCATCGGGCTGGCGCTGGCTGTCCGGCTGGCACGGGACAAGCAGCGCCGCTTCCGAGGTGAGCGGGGTggaggggacccccccccaatTCCGGGAAGGGGGACCCTGCGCTGGGCTgagccccctctgcccccagtcATCGCCACCATGAGGAACGTGGGCAGGAGCGGggcgctggcggcggcggcggggccggcgctgGGCCGGACGCTGGAGATCAAGCAGCTGGACGTCTGCGACGAGGGTTCCATCCGCGCCTGCCTCGACAGCATCCCCGGGCGCCACGTCGATGTCCTGGGTGAGCCCCGggaccaccccccaccccccactgcgTCCCCGTGGTGCCCTGCGCCAGGGAGCACCGTGCCGGGGACCCTCCGTGCTGGGCACACCCTGTGCACCGGGGACACCCCGAACCAGGGACCCTCCGTGCACCAGGGGTACCTGTGCATTGTCCTCTGCTGGGGACCCTCCATGTCAGTGACGCCCCGTGCACCAGGGACCCCCCCGAGCCCATGCACCGGGGACCCTCTGTGCCAAGGACACCCCACGCCAAGGACCCTCCACGCCAGGGACACCCCGTGCGCCAGGACAGTCCATGCACCGGGCACCCTCTGTGCACCCAGTGCTGGGGACCCTCCATGTCAGGGACACCCTGTGCACCAGGGACCCTCcatgccaggaacatcctgcgCCGGGGACCCTCTGTGCTGGGGACTCCCCGTGTAGCAGGGACCCTCCACACCCAGGGCATCCCACGCCGGGGACCCTCCATGCACCAGGGCCCCCCTGTGTGCATCGGGGACCCTCTGAGCACGGGGCACGGGATCACCCCCCGCACAGGGGACGCCCCGCTGACGCCCTGTGCCCGCAGTCAGCAACGCCGGGGTGGGCATGGCGGGTCCGCTGGAGTGCCAGAGCCTGGCGGCCATGCAGAGCCTCATGGACACCAACTTCTTCGGCCTCGTCCGCTTGGTCAAGGAGGTGCTGCCCGACATGAAGCGGCGCCGTGGGGGCCACATCGTGGTCATCAGCAGCATCATGGGCCTGCAGGGTAGGGGGGGACGGGGTGCCGTGGCGGGATCAGCCCCCCCTCGGTCCTGACCGgaccctcccccccgccccccatccAGGCATCGTCTTCAACGACATCTACGCGGCCTCCAAGTTCGCGGTGGAGGGTTTCTGCGAGAGCCTGGTGGTGCAGGCGCTGCGCTTCAACGTGGCGTGAGTGCCGGGGGCTGGCGGCCAGCATGGccccctggggtggggggctttggggggtgccggggtccccagcaccccgtccccGGGCAGGATCAGCCTGGTGGAGCCGGGGCCAGTGACAACGGAGTTCGAGGCGAAGGTGTATGAGGAAGCTGAACGTGCCGACTACTCACGGACCGACCCCGAGACGGCCGACATCTTCACCAACCTCTACCTGAGGAACTCCAAGGACGTCTTCGCCAGCCTGGGCCAGACCCCTGAGGACATCGCGGAGGTGATGGGCGGGCAGGTGGCCCCgccgggctgggggctgccctcttcccacccccctgcctgGCAGCCCCTACCGGGGCTGGGCTGTCCAGAGAAGCCTCAATTAGCCCTAATGAGCAGCAACCCCCAAACCGGCAGCGGAGAAGGGGTCCCACCCCAACAACTCCTTCCCCCAGGCTCCATCCTAATGGGGCTGAGCGTGGCGGGGAactgggatggggacggggatgggatggggtgggatggagcTAGGGATGGGATGGTGAGGGATGGGAATGGGAAggagatgggatggggatggggacaggatgggatgAATAGGAATGGGGttggggatggagatgggatgcaGGTAGGACGGAaaggggatgggaatgggaaggggatgggaatgggaatgggaatggggatagggatggagatgggatggggatgaggaagggatggggacaggaagGGGACAGTAATGTCCCCACGTGCAGCACACGCTGCGGGTGATCGAGGCGGCCCGGCCGCCCTTCCGGCATCAGACCAACGCAGCGTACACGCCGATGGCTGCGCTGAAGCACGCCGACCCCAGCGGCACCCTCATGACCGACGCTTTCTACAAGCTGGTGTTCAAGTACGACGCGGTGCTGCGGCTCAGCCTCCGCGCCATCCGCCTGCTCCGCTGGAAGGCCCAGAAGGTGAAGGAGGGCGTCCGGCTGCTGGGCTTCAAATAGCCCCCGCGGCACCTGGGCGCTCGGGGCACCACACTGGCGCAGCCATCCCGCTCACCTTGGGGGGGCAGCtcagaggcgggggggggagcagtGCCGGGACCTGCGCAGGGTTTCGcttcctgctcccagcccgAAATAGCGTCTGCCGCCACTGTATTAAAATCGGGAGTGGTATTTTTAACCAGCGCCGGGTGAAAAAGCAGAGCGGCTTCCTCCGAAAGTGCAGCGGCCGTGAcggggctgggaagggctggcagctgccccCCGCCTGCCTCCTTCTCCCTGGGGGCACTcggctcccccccccagccccctgcacccACAGGCATGTGGCACCCCGGGGCCCCGTCCCCTCCCGGGCCACCAGCGATGGCTgcatcctccttcccccagccacCGCTGCGGGGTCAGCAGTGCCCCGTGGCAGGGGGCTCCCGCACGACGGCCGGTGCCATCGCCCCTCCAGCACCGAGCCCCGCGGCACTGGGGCAGCAGGGCATCGCGCCGGCGGCTcggctgcagcgctgggtgcagaGGGTGCAGGAGCTGGTGCAGGGATGGGAGCAGGGTGCAAAGGGTGCACGGTGCATTCAGAGGGTGCGCGGTGGGTGcaaaggggctgcagggactggTGCGGAGTGGGCGTGGGTTGCACGGTGAAggctgggtgcagggtgggtgcagggctgctgcatgTAGCGTGCATGgtgggtgcaggatgggtgcaGGCCAGGCAGCGGGAGCAGGTGTGCCAGGGGGATCCCAGCACCCTGTGCTGACCTGGGGGCTCCCCTCCAGCTCgggagggtgtgtgtgtgtgtgtgacagtgATGGGGGGTGCAGCCTGTGCTGCCCCCAAGGGTTGGGCGCAGGGTGCTCGCGTGTGGGCGCCTGGCGTGACTGCGCCCGGGAGGTGAGAGCAGGGGGAAACCGCAGGGAGGCCCGGCATGATTCAACGCCGCGGGGCCGTTTCTCAGAAACCTTCCTGGCTCCCACCGCGCTTCCCGGCGTGGCTGCACCGGAGCCAGGGACACCCcgcagcctcaccagtgcccgGGATGGAGGGTGTAGGGATGCAAACGTAGCATGGGTGCAGGGTCCCCAGtgcagcctccccccccccagacccctgcCAGGACCCCCAGCGCCACGTGCAAGGGGCTGGATGACAGCTGCAGCACTGTGCACCGTGCAGCGTGCACCAGCCCGTGCCACGCACGTGGCCTCCCCGGGGCTGGCTGGCTCCAGGCACTttggggacaggatgggggggggggggggggaaaggaaatatttttgcattatcCCCCCTTCTCGCACGAGTTAATGGCAAAGCGGCGGTGGGGACCGCGGCCCCGGGGCTATGGCAACGGTGCAGCACCTGCGGGACATGCAGGGGTGACATCAAAGTGGCGGCGGAGACGCAGTCTGCCCCCCCGCTGCGGTTTCTGCAGATTTGACTAACTTTCTCCGTTCTggggggcagggatggggaaacTGCGTCCGGCCCTGGGGAGCAAtgaagtggggggggggactCAGCTGCGGCTCAGCTCCCTGGCACAGAGCCACAGCGGTGGGAAACGAGGCCGAGGGAGGACAGAACCCCCTgacacccccagccccatagtgtcccccagcccccagggaagcagcaatggggctgctgctggggggagcgggggggtggtggtgcaGGATTATCCCCAACActcactgcagagcaggggggCAGCGGGGGTCGGGGGGCAGCAGCGCTGCGAtggccccagcccagctcccagcccatcTCACCAAGGCCCGTGGTGGGAAGGGGATCCTGGGCAAAGTGAGGGGGAAacagggagctgctgtggcCTGGGCTCCTCCATcgctggggggcacctgggccACGCTTACAGCTGAGGAGCATCATTTCCAGCCTGGGAGCATCGTCCCTGGTCATGGAGCACCATTGCAGAGCTGAGGAGCATCGTCCCCATCCCACCCTTCGCTCAGCCCCACCGGTTCCCCCGGGGCGGAGGATCTGCCCGAGGGGCTGAAGCCGCTCAGGTTGGAAGCAAGTTCTTCTAAAAACAATTGTCTGCCGGGACTTTCCTTTCCCCGGCAAGTCTGTGTGTGACAATTGTCAGCCACTCCCCGCGCTCTCACTCCCCCGAGGATTTCGCTCGCTGCCCAGGTGCGCCGGCTCGCTGCGATGCAAATGTGGCGCCAGATATAACCCCGCCGGAGGGAATGGCTGGGTGGCGCGGGAGCACGCGGCTCCCCAGGGGCTTCACTTCCCTCCCGGCAAAGCGAGGGGGGCATCAGGCGTGACGTGAACCTGCTGCCCCCATTGTGGTGCCCCAGTGACGGCTTCGTCCCTGCTTTTGCTGCCCGGACCCACGTGTCCCGCAGGGCGTGCGGGTGGGAGTCCCGGGGCTGCAAACCTCCCCCTCGGTGGTGCCAGCGTGGGGCACGTGGCTCCGCATGGGGGGCACTGGCGACGTCCCCATCCCGCTGTCGCTCAGCTCCCCCCCCCAGGGAAGCACAGAGGTGGTCCCGTGCCACGCTCGCACCTTCCCCCCGCACCTCCCCAGTTTTTGGGGGCAGTGGGAGCCCGGCAGAGCCGCCCAGCCCACGCGGAGGGCTGCGAAACGCCGGCGGGTCCTCGGCGGGATGGCGTGGAGGAGCATGAGTCAGTGAAAGGCTGGAGAACTGGGACGAGGAGGAGGTGGCGGCGGTGACTCAGTCCTCCCTTGCCCGCTCTCCCCTCCTGACACCGCTGGTCTTTGGGTGCTGGACCGCTCCCCGAGGGGGAGCAGGAGCCGGCCGGGATGCTCAGAGGATGCAGTTCAGCACCCAGCAGACTTTTATGGGATTTTTCGTGCGTTACAAAGCGTGTTTCAGCACGACAGGGGAAACGAGTTCCTCTCTGCTCTATCATAGTTACAGCATATCAGCAGATAAGGATCTCGCTATCATAACACCGACTGAACGTTTTTATGAGCCTTGGTGCTTTAAAGGGGTTTTGGTTCCAGGCAGAAGAGGGCTGACGGGTGTTTTAGCACCAAAATGGCTCTTGTTCAGGGACAAGCCAGGCTGGGGATCCGCTGTGGGATTCGCTGTCCCCCAGCCTCAAGCCCCCTCGGCTGCGAGCGCTGGCAGCGTTTCACCCCGTCCTTCAGAGTTACCTGGCAGTGCCCCGGCGAGGGGAACATAACTCTTGGTGCTTACGTTTCACCCAGGCTGGGAAGGAAGTGAAggtaaaagagaagaaaaaaaaaaaaaggatcctctgactttcttctttttttttttttcttttctttgtttcaagtGTGTCCAGCTTCTTGTGGTAGAAGGTGTCAGGAGAGTATGAAATAAGTGTGAACAACGTCAACATGGTAAAACAGGTGCTAAAAAAGGGCTGCGGGAGGGTTGGCGTGAGCCACCACCCTCCTCGCCTGCCGGGATGTTTCCGTCTGACTGATGCACTCCAGCACTGTGGGTGCAGCCCCCGTCACCCCACGGAAACCCTGAGCCCACCCCGAGCCCGCTGGAGCAGCCGTGCTTCAAACACCTCCTGGAGCGGGTGCAGGCCCGCGGGGCTGAGTGTTGCCTTCACCCCACGCCTCTGCAGATGACGGGGCGCACCGGTGATCGCTACAGCCCTTGcctggaggagcagcaaagaGCGTGGCTGCACGGGAAGGAAGTTGAGGGGTGCGTGCCCCTTCCACCGTCCCCTTCCCAAACGCTCCTCTCCCCCGCGCTGCCTGCAAGGGGGATGCCCCGCACGCCTTCGAGAGGGCAGCGTCACTCTCACACACCCAGCATCGCCAGCATCACGCCTGGGATCCCAGGTGCAAACCCGGCCGGGTTTGCCAGCGCCGCGGCTCTGCACCCGGCCGAGGCCACCGCTGACATGCATGTCAGGACTCCTTGCTCCTCTGCACTTCTACCAGAGCGCGGTTTCGCTATGACTGTGCTCGCGGTAACACCAGGGCAAGGAGAGGAGGACGGCACCTCATGACACATCACGTCGCAGGGAGCGAGTCCCAAGGCTGGGAGCGGCCACCTGACCGCACGCTCGGGCAGGGGATCCCACGGGAATCCCTTCTGCTTTCCCGGGGTGAATTTGGGCCGTTCCCCTCCCTTGAGTGCTCGTCCTGAGCTTGCTGGGGAGACAAGGAAAGCCGCTGGCAGCCCCAGGGCAGAGAAGGGCACCTTTCCTTGGACCATATCGTTCATCTATTAACCAAAACTAAAGACCGATACCATTTTTCAGCAGTTAGAGGAGCAGGCCACATTATCTTTAAATCTCAGAGTGTATCAGCACTCCACTGAGTAACTAGTTGGCGTTCTGCTAACCACAGCCATTGCCATCAGCTCGGCAGCCCCAAGTGGAAGCACCACGGCTACGGGCTGGTCGCAGGTTTCATCACATCTTTGTGATTTACAGATCCCAGAGGCGATAGACACGAGCAGCTCCAGCACCGGCACTGCGGGGTCGCTCCCCCGAGCTTGCTCCTGCTCATCAGCCAGCGTTCACCGCTCGCTTCCCAGCTCCCAGCGTTGCGATCGCCTCTGCTTTCGCAGCTGTGAGGAACCACCTTCGGTGCGGGAGAGCAGCAAAGCACAGCGCAGCACCCAGGGTCCCTTCAACTAGTACGTAGGTGAGAgtttactgaaatttaaaacaaaatcaataaaCTTGTAAGCGCAAGAGGCTCGTTTCTGAATGCTAAAAGCTAGTTTCCTGAGCGTCCTCTGTGCTGCCCGCTGTTTAGGTATAGTTCATCAGTAAATAAAGAAACCAAGAGACAGACGAACAGCTGGCTGGAGCGCATTCAAAGACAGCGGtccaaacagaaatgtgtttcGTACCAAAATAACCAAACCGGGAGCAGAACACATCAGGCTCACAACAAACACcggtggttttttcccctctgttttccCAGACGAGGTGATTTTCAAAGCTCCTCTGAGCTCACAGACTTTCCCGAGACCGAGCGCAGCCCTTGGCCGTGCGGGCAGGGCCCAATGGGGCTTGGCCCAGGAacggggctgctgggggcagTGCCACGGGACAGGGTGTCCGTGGGCAGACGGGGGGGCTGATCCTGGCACCGCACCAGGCCGGCGTGTCTGgctctccagccctgctcccaggacacaGCTAAGGCAGGCTCTGGCCCCGGTTCAGGGAGACGCAGGCACACGCTCAGCGAGCATCGCACAGCAGATAAACGGTagtcataaaaatatatagatgtatattttttaataaatgactGGGTTGAAATTCCACAACATGCGATTGCTCAACAGCAGAGCCGTAACGAGTTACCGCTCATCAACTCCAGACAGCGCAGGGAAAACTTCTGTTGGTTCAGCCCGTCTCGAAATCACGACTCTGCCTGAGCAGCGGTGCCGTCTGGGCCAGGCGCTGCGAAaacctccctccttcctctcaaAAACCTGGCGGCATTGCTCATGCTGAGCTGCTCGGAGGCGCAGTGGTTGATTGCTCACCTTATCTGGGAAGCAAGGGTAGGTGGCTGAAGCCCTGCCTGGCGGTAAGTGAAGGGTGGGAGAGTAATCTGAAGAGTGTTTTCAAGGATTCAGTAGCGGCATGAGAAAGAAACCAGCAGTGCTGCGTGACACACATTCGGCAATCTGAGGAGCTTCCTGTGCAAACGACAAGTTACGTTTTACCATGCGTAATCTTACTCATTTCTGTTGAGCCGTGAGGAGCATTTTCACGAGCATTTTCACCAGCCAcgatatgtgtgtgtgtgtgtgcgtgtaacTCAGTCGCTTCCCCCACAAAAACGGAGCAGGAGAGATGGAGTTACCCAAGGAGTTACGCTAACTG
Coding sequences within:
- the GRB7 gene encoding growth factor receptor-bound protein 7 isoform X3; translation: MDGGAQQSSLREPPGPGGAEQEGVPSDWDGGEGPPEVKRSQPLFIHGSSRQLPEEEPRASSLPSIPNPFPELCSPSNSPILSSPALGQGPPREGTSHVVKVFGEDGACRSLEASAGTTARQLCETLVRRTRALQDHSWALVELHQHLALERCLEDHESVVEVQSSWPPGADSRFVFRKNFAKYELFKSNAQSLFPEVMVSSCLEANKSMAHSELIQNFLNSGSCPEVQGFLQLREAGRKVWKRFYFSLRRSGLYYSTKGTSKGKKHYGTPTEFGFCIKPYKVRSGTKGLKLLCSEDEQSRSCWMAAFRLFKYGMQLYRNYQQAQARLSQPPWIGPTPLRSVSDNALVAMDFSGCTGRVIENPNEVLTVALEEAQAWRKKTMHRYSLPAACQSSPLSAAIHCTQPWFHGRISREDTQQLIGRQGLVDGVFLVRESQRNPKGFVLSLCHLQRVKHYLILPSEEEGRLYFTMDDGQTRFADLIQLVEFHQINRGILPCKLRHYCTCVAL
- the LOC129195548 gene encoding retinol dehydrogenase 8-like isoform X2 produces the protein MAPKTVLITGCSSGIGLALAVRLARDKQRRFRVIATMRNVGRSGALAAAAGPALGRTLEIKQLDVCDEGSIRACLDSIPGRHVDVLGIVFNDIYAASKFAVEGFCESLVVQALRFNVAISLVEPGPVTTEFEAKVYEEAERADYSRTDPETADIFTNLYLRNSKDVFASLGQTPEDIAEHTLRVIEAARPPFRHQTNAAYTPMAALKHADPSGTLMTDAFYKLVFKYDAVLRLSLRAIRLLRWKAQKVKEGVRLLGFK
- the GRB7 gene encoding growth factor receptor-bound protein 7 isoform X1, with amino-acid sequence MDGGAQQSSLREPPGPGGAEQEGVPSDWDGGEGPPEVKRSQPLFIHGSSRQLPEEEPRASSLPSIPNPFPELCSPSNSPILSSPALGQGPPREGTSHVVKVFGEDGACRSLEASAGTTARQLCETLVRRTRALQDHSWALVELHQHLALERCLEDHESVVEVQSSWPPGADSRFVFRKNFAKYELFKSNAQSLFPEVMVSSCLEANKSMAHSELIQNFLNSGSCPEVQGFLQLREAGRKVWKRFYFSLRRSGLYYSTKGTSKDPRHLQYFADLTESNIYYVTQGKKHYGTPTEFGFCIKPYKVRSGTKGLKLLCSEDEQSRSCWMAAFRLFKYGMQLYRNYQQAQARLSQPPWIGPTPLRSVSDNALVAMDFSGCTGRVIENPNEVLTVALEEAQAWRKKTMHRYSLPAACQSSPLSAAIHCTQPWFHGRISREDTQQLIGRQGLVDGVFLVRESQRNPKGFVLSLCHLQRVKHYLILPSEEEGRLYFTMDDGQTRFADLIQLVEFHQINRGILPCKLRHYCTCVAL
- the GRB7 gene encoding growth factor receptor-bound protein 7 isoform X2, with protein sequence MDGGAQQSSLREPPGPGGAEQEGVPSDWDGGEGPPEVKRSQPLFIHGSSRQLPEEEPRASSLPSIPNPFPELCSPSNSPILSSPALGQGPPREGTSHVVKVFGEDGACRSLEASAGTTARQLCETLVRRTRALQDHSWALVELHQHLALERCLEDHESVVEVQSSWPPGADSRFVFRKNFAKYELFKSNASLFPEVMVSSCLEANKSMAHSELIQNFLNSGSCPEVQGFLQLREAGRKVWKRFYFSLRRSGLYYSTKGTSKDPRHLQYFADLTESNIYYVTQGKKHYGTPTEFGFCIKPYKVRSGTKGLKLLCSEDEQSRSCWMAAFRLFKYGMQLYRNYQQAQARLSQPPWIGPTPLRSVSDNALVAMDFSGCTGRVIENPNEVLTVALEEAQAWRKKTMHRYSLPAACQSSPLSAAIHCTQPWFHGRISREDTQQLIGRQGLVDGVFLVRESQRNPKGFVLSLCHLQRVKHYLILPSEEEGRLYFTMDDGQTRFADLIQLVEFHQINRGILPCKLRHYCTCVAL
- the LOC129195548 gene encoding retinol dehydrogenase 8-like isoform X1: MAPKTVLITGCSSGIGLALAVRLARDKQRRFRVIATMRNVGRSGALAAAAGPALGRTLEIKQLDVCDEGSIRACLDSIPGRHVDVLVSNAGVGMAGPLECQSLAAMQSLMDTNFFGLVRLVKEVLPDMKRRRGGHIVVISSIMGLQGIVFNDIYAASKFAVEGFCESLVVQALRFNVAISLVEPGPVTTEFEAKVYEEAERADYSRTDPETADIFTNLYLRNSKDVFASLGQTPEDIAEHTLRVIEAARPPFRHQTNAAYTPMAALKHADPSGTLMTDAFYKLVFKYDAVLRLSLRAIRLLRWKAQKVKEGVRLLGFK